Part of the Dyella sp. BiH032 genome is shown below.
CCGAGTTTGGCAAGGCGCTCCGCCGAATTGACGATTGAGCCTTCCTGGTAGCCAGCGAGATGCTTGGCCTGAAGGATCGCCAATTTCATGGCCCCGTCGTGGGCCTTACCAACAAGCCTCTGAGTCGTCATCACACCACCCCTTGCGCGTGCTCTGCTGCCGGCTCATCGAAGCATGCAGCCGCCATCCCGGCAACAGCTAGGCGCGTGGGATTCGTCACGCCCTGCCCTTCCAAGCTCAACGCGAGCTCGAAGCCTGAGGATTGGCTAATCCTAAGGGCAATGGGGAATCGCGCAAGGAGACGCAGCTCGTTCAGCTTCAGCGTGGCGATGCGACGAATGACCTGGTGGTCGTCGATGTCAAAGGTCGTGGCGCATGAATGGTGGTTCTGGTGGGCTTCCTGGCGGAACAATGTCCAGAACTGCTGCTGGATGCGTTCCAGCTCTCGTCCAAAGTGTTCGTTCTCCGAATAGAACTCAGGTGCGTTGATCAAACCCTTCGGACGAAGCCCGCCTTCCAGTGCATCGAGGGCCGCGAGAAGCTCGGCAGTTCGGGGGGCAAACGGGCAACCGACAGCGCCCAACAACCGGCGCAAGGCGGCTTGGTCGAGACGCTCGAGGACGTACAGCAAACGCTGATTGCGGAAACGGCAGATCTCTTGGGCAGCGGACGGATCGCGAGCGGCGACCTGCCGAATGAACATCAGCGCATCCAACCCGTAGTCGACCAGGTCGTTTACCAGAAAGGTGTTTGCATCCAGCACGTTCCACTCCTAAGCACTGTGTCCGGGTACAGCAGGCCCCAAGCGATCCGGATTCATAGCGGACCAACCAAGAGCGCAATCAGGGCATCCGGTCCACAGGCATGTCGTTTGTCGGCAGCTAACTGGTTTTCTTTAGAGAGCTTTTATCTGTTGGAAAACCAAGTTAGTGAACTGAAACCGATGCACCTGTGGATAACTGCCCTCCGAGGACTGCTGAGCACGATTCAACGGCCGTGTACCAGGCTTGCCGGATGCTGCGCGGGCGAGACCAAGTCACACGGGACATCACCGATGCTAGGACACGACTGCCGGCCTCCCAAGCGTGGCCGCGTACAAAGCCCACGGCTCGCGAGTAGCCGGCCTCCGCAGCGAGGCGCTTGGCCATTGGTGCGTCGAGCTGACGACCGCGCGCCATTACGAGCAAGAGCGTTTCGCGGATAAAGCGAAGGTCCACGGGGCACGGCGCCTGGGCGGCGAACTCTGCGGCGTTGAGTTCGAGGATGCTTCCGTCAGAGAGCGGAACGACCACCCTGCCCTGCTCTTCCGCGTCGGCCATCATCTGGGCCTCGTCAACCGCGGCCATCAGCATCTCCTGCGCTTGCTCGGTATTGGCCCGCAGTGCACCCATTACGCGCTCGTAGGCGTCAGACGGTCCACGGAAGTCCTGGAGGAGCGTCGGGTCGGGCACAAGCCCCTCCTTCCACGCACGGGCGCACGCTTCCATGACGCTCAGCGGTTCACCCACAAGGTCACTCAGGAGCCCTGCCGGGAGCGCAGTTGCGCCTAGCGCGGATGGGCGTAGAATGTCAAGCCCTTTTGGCGTGATGAGCGTGAGGGCGACGCATCCCTTCTGCTTGATCTGCTGATGGCGGGCAATGAGGCCCGCTTCGCGAAGGGCGTTGATTCCACGCTGCACAGCAGCCGGCGTCATGGACGCTGCGTTGGCGATCTCGTAAGTGGAGAGCGCGGTTGTGCACTCCCCTTCTGCGAACTCGGTGGTCTGGGCGAGCGTCAGGAGTACGACGGCCGCAGGGAGGCTCGAGCAGTGTTGACGGAGCCGCTGCAGGATCGACAGGGCGTCGGCGACCGCCGAAGCGTTCGGGATGGTGTGCGCATAAGTTGTCATTTGGGGTCCTCACTTTTTTGAGGACGAGCGAAACTTGACCCAAATGGTTTTTTGGTCGTACCCTAAAG
Proteins encoded:
- a CDS encoding helix-turn-helix domain-containing protein, whose product is MTTYAHTIPNASAVADALSILQRLRQHCSSLPAAVVLLTLAQTTEFAEGECTTALSTYEIANAASMTPAAVQRGINALREAGLIARHQQIKQKGCVALTLITPKGLDILRPSALGATALPAGLLSDLVGEPLSVMEACARAWKEGLVPDPTLLQDFRGPSDAYERVMGALRANTEQAQEMLMAAVDEAQMMADAEEQGRVVVPLSDGSILELNAAEFAAQAPCPVDLRFIRETLLLVMARGRQLDAPMAKRLAAEAGYSRAVGFVRGHAWEAGSRVLASVMSRVTWSRPRSIRQAWYTAVESCSAVLGGQLSTGASVSVH